The following are from one region of the Littorina saxatilis isolate snail1 linkage group LG4, US_GU_Lsax_2.0, whole genome shotgun sequence genome:
- the LOC138965512 gene encoding uncharacterized protein yields the protein MADDERRIQAFETKSLRKLLRIHDTEHKTNDYVRNLVKIIAGPQEPLLATVKRRKLMWFGHVTRHDSLSKTILQGTVEGGRRRGRQRKSWSDNIKDWTQLSFPDLLVTASDRNAWRRSLPPHPSCPPDDCPMKRIQ from the exons ATGGCCGATGACGAACGTAGAATCCAGGCATTTGAGACCAAGAGCCTGCGGAAACTGCTCCGAATACACGACACAGAGCACAAGACCAACGACTACGTTCGAAACCTGGTCAAGATCATCGCGGGCCCCCAAGAACCCCTGCTGGCAACCGTCAAGCGTCGGAAACTGATGTGGTTCGGCCATGTCACAAGGCACGACAGCCTCTCCAAAACAATACTGCAGGGCACTGTCGAGGGAGGACGCAGACGAGGAAGACAACGCAAGAGTTGGTCAGACAACATTAAGGATTGGACCCAGCTGAGCTTCCCCGACCTACTGGTGACAGCCTCCGACAGAAATGCATGGAGAAGGTCTCTGCCTCCTCATCCCTCATGTCCCCCCGACGACTGTCCCA TGAAACGAATTCAATGA